Proteins co-encoded in one Salvia splendens isolate huo1 chromosome 4, SspV2, whole genome shotgun sequence genomic window:
- the LOC121800144 gene encoding expansin-A7-like encodes MASLLHSWRLIFFLSAAVAFIGKAAAGYSTPVFRPTPWKLAYATFYGDETAAETMGGACGYGNLFSTGYGTDTAALSSVLFNNGYGCGQCFQVRCAKSQYCYKNSPIATITATNLCPPNWSQDSNHGGWCNPPRTHFDMAKPAFMKIAQWKAGIVPVLFRRVTCVRKGGVRLAFQGNGYWLLVYVMNVGGGGDIANMWVKGSKTGWISMSHNWGASYQAFATLGGQSLSFKLTSYTSHQTIIAYNVAPSNWRAGMTYTSNLNFH; translated from the exons ATGGCTTCTTTGCTTCATTCATGGCGCCTAATCTTCTTCTTATCGGCGGCAGTGGCCTTCATTGGCAAGGCCGCAGCCGGATACTCCACTCCGGTGTTCCGGCCGACTCCTTGGAAGCTTGCCTATGCAACATTCTATGGCGATGAGACAGCGGCTGAGACTATGG GTGGGGCTTGTGGGTACGGGAACTTGTTCAGCACTGGATACGGCACAGACACGGCGGCACTGAGCTCGGTGCTATTCAACAACGGGTACGGGTGCGGGCAATGCTTCCAGGTGCGGTGCGCGAAATCACAGTATTGCTATAAGAATTCGCCCATCGCCACCATCACGGCCACCAATCTCTGCCCTCCCAATTGGTCCCAGGACTCCAATCACGGGGGGTGGTGCAACCCGCCCCGCACCCACTTCGACATGGCCAAGCCGGCCTTCATGAAGATCGCCCAGTGGAAGGCCGGCATTGTGCCCGTCCTCTTCCGCAG GGTGACATGTGTGCGCAAAGGTGGCGTACGGCTGGCGTTCCAGGGGAACGGATACTGGCTGTTGGTGTACGTGATGAACGTGGGCGGAGGTGGGGACATAGCCAACATGTGGGTGAAAGGCAGCAAGACCGGGTGGATCAGCATGAGCCACAACTGGGGCGCCTCGTACCAGGCTTTCGCAACCCTCGGAGGCCAGTCGCTTTCCTTCAAATTGACCTCCTACACTTCTCACCAAACCATCATTGCTTACAACGTTGCTCCTTCCAACTGGCGTGCGGGAATGACTTACACTTCCAATCTCAACTTCCACTAA
- the LOC121800145 gene encoding PGR5-like protein 1A, chloroplastic has protein sequence MASRLGFNLSKPNLFTAQIRKPFFSASSLPSPAPVVHSLQFASNKLTFQRRLLCISPQATSEQPGQVQEDEVVDSNVLPYCTLDKKEKKTIGEMEQEFLQALQAFYYEGKSIMSNEEFDNLKEELMWEGSSVVMLSADEQRFLEASMAYVSGNPILSDEEYDKLKKQLKIDGSEIVVEGPRCSLRSKKVYSDLSVDYLKMFLLNVPAAVVALVLFFFLDDLTGFEITYLLELPEPFSFIFTWFAALPLILWLSFTFTNIIVKDFLILVGPCPNCGTENTSFFGTILSISSGGATNKVKCSNCGTDMVYDSKSRLITLPEGSEA, from the exons ATGGCCTCAAGACTCGGCTTCAACCTATCAAAACCCAATCTTTTCACTGCCCAAATCAGAAAACCATTCTTCTCCGCCTCTTCTCTGCCGTCCCCAGCTCCCGTAGTTCACTCTCTTCAATTCGCTTCCAACAAACTGACTTTCCAGCGCAGACTGCTCTGTATATCTCCTCAAGCCACCAGTGAACAACCAG GTCAGGTCCAAGAAGATGAGGTTGTTGACAGCAATGTCTTGCCTTATTGCACCTTAgataaaaaggagaaaaagaCGATCGGCGAGATGGAGCAGGAGTTTCTGCAAGCACTTCAA GCCTTCTATTATGAAGGAAAATCTATCATGTCCAACGAGGAATTTGATAATCTCAAGGAAGAACTCATGTGGGAGGGAAGCAGTGTTGTAATGCTAA GCGCTGATGAACAGAGGTTTTTGGAAGCTTCAATGGCTTATGTATCTGGGAACCCGATTCTGTCAGATGAGGAATATGATAAGCTGAAAAAACAACTAAAG ATTGATGGGAGTGAAATTGTGGTCGAGGGGCCTCGATGCAGTCTACGTAGCAAAAAG GTTTATAGTGACCTTTCTGTCGACTACCTCAAGATGTTTCTTCTGAATGTGCCTGCAGCTGTTGTTGCATTAGTATT gtttttttttcttgatgaTTTGACTGGATTCGAGATCACTTATCTCTTGGAG CTTCCAGAGCCATTCAGTTTCATTTTCACATGGTTCGCAGCTTTGCCACTCATACTATGGTTGTCTTTCACCTTCACAAACATCATTGTAAAAGACTTTCTGATCCTAGTG GGACCATGCCCGAACTGTGGCACGGAAAACACTTCATTCTTTGGTACCATACTGTCCATATCGAGCGGGGGAGCCACTAACAAGGTCAAATGTTCAAA CTGTGGCACGGACATGGTGTACGATTCTAAGTCGCGGTTGATTACGCTGCCTGAAGGAAGTGAGGCTTGA